The genomic window GTGTGCTGGTGGTGGATGACAATTCCGTCAACCGCAACGTTGCCCGCCTTATCCTAGAGCGGGATGGCTATGGGGTCGATCTGGTGGATGACGGCATGGAAGCCATCGTGGCGGCGGAGGCCAGCCGATATGATCTGATCCTGATGGATGTGCAGATGCCCGGCATGGACGGGATTGAGGCGACGCGGATGATCCGTACGCAGGAAGGCCAGACAGGCAAGCCCCGTACGCCCATCATTGCCATGACGGCTAATGCCATGGTCGGCATGCGTGAGAGCTATCTGGAAGCCGGCATGGACGATTACGTTTCCAAACCCTATGAGCCCCTTGAATTGCTGCGTACGGCAGCACATTGGTGCAGCATGCGGGAAACCCCTGACCCCGCCATTGCCCCGCCCCCTTCGGAAAACTTGATGGATTTCGTTGGATACCCCGTCATCGACAAGACGGTCATGGATGGGTTGCTAGCCTTTACCGACGGTCCGGAGTTTGCCGATCTGGTCACGAAATTCGTGGCAACAGGGCGTGAACGCACGGCGCGGATGGGCAGCATGGCGCAGAATGGTGGTTGGGAGGAATTGCGGCGCGAGGCGCATTCCATGATCTCTCTGGCCGGCAATCTGGGGTTGCGGCAGGTGCAGCACCTGGCGGCTGCCATCGAAACCAGCCTGATCAACGGGGAACAGGCAACAGCCGTAAAGATGGCCCAGAAGATATCCAACCTCGCGCCGGCGGCGTGGAAGGCGGCGGAGGAACATGCGGACGCCTTGGTGCGGTTGCCAACGGCGCCTTAACCATTTGCTGTCATCCCACAGGGTCGGCCTGCATCTGCCAGGCAAAAGAAAAAGGGCGTTCCCACCTGGGGAACGCCCTTTCTCCGTACTGAGCCCGGCGAACCGGGAACCAAACGCGATTAGCGCTTGGAGAACTGGAAGCTGCGGCGGGCCTTGGCCTTACCGTACTTCTTACGCTCGACCACGCGGCTATCGCGGGTCAGCAGGCCAGCGGCCTTCAGCGGCGGACGCAGGCCCGGCTCGAAGTAGGTCAGGGCCTTGGAGATGCCGTGACGCAGCGCACCGGCCTGGCCCGACAGACCACCACCGGAAACGGTGGCGATGATGTCGAACTGCTCGATGCGGCTGGTGATCTGGAACGGCTGGTTGATCATCATGCGCAGCACGGGGCGGGCGAAATAAACCGCCAGCTCACGGCCATTCACGGTGATCTTGCCGGTGCCGGGCTTCACCCAGACGCGGGCGACGGCGTTCTTGCGCTTGCCGGTGGCATAGGCGCGGCCGAAAGCGTCGAGCTTCGGCTCAGCCGGAGCGGCCGGGTCAGCGGCGACGGAGGCGGCGGCAGCGCCGGCCTTCAGGTCAGCGAGGCTGTTGATCGTGGCCATTTATCAGGCGCTCCGCTTGTTCTTGGCGTTCTTGGCGGCGAGGTCCAGCACCACCGGCGACTGCGCGGCGTGCGGATGCTCGGCACCGGCGTAAACGCGCAGGTTGCCCATCTGGCGGCGGCCCAGCGGGCTGCGCTTGATCATGCGTTCAACGGCCTTGATGATAACGCGCTCGGGGAAGCGGCCATCCAGGATCTGACCGGCAGAGCGACCCTTGATGCCGCCCGGGAAGCCGGTGTGCCAGTAGAACATGGCATCGTTCCGCTTGTTGCCGGTCAGGACGACCTTCTCGGCATTGATGACGATGACATTGTCACCGCAATCCAGGAACGGGGTGTAGGTGGGCTTGGTCTTGCCGCGCAGGATCAGGGCGATCTGGCTGGCGAGACGACCCAGGACAACGCCTTCCGCATCGATCAGAATCCAGTTCTTCTCGATCTCGGACGGCTTCAGGTTAAAGGTCTTCATCGGAGCACTCGGGCTTATACGGATGAAGGCGCCAACCACCGGGCTGGCACCGAAGCGGATGGTGATGTACCGCCCATGACCTGCCACCGCAAGCAAAAAATGCAGCAGATGCAAGGACCTGCAAAACGGTATTATAATACCTCATCCGCAAACGCTTTGATTTTATTGAGAAAAATCCCGTCGTTCGAAGGTGCGTTGTGCCCGGAAGCCCTTGCCATGACGCGGTGACATGGGGCGGATGCGTGGGAACAAGCGGGCGGGCGATGATGTTCATCCTTCATCCGCCACTTGCGATGGAGAAGATTATGTCGATTGCCTATGCCAAGGCCGGAATTGCCGCCCTGACCCTGACCTTCACCCTGGCCGCGTGCGGCAGCAACATGCAGGAACGCGCCGCCAGTGGCGCCCTGATCGGTGCCGGTACCGGCGCGGTCCTGGGTGGCAGCCTGGGCAGTGCCGCCCTGGGCGGCCTGGCCGGCGCCGGTGCCGGTGTCGTGGTGAACGAGGTGCAGAAGGACAAGCAGAAGAAGCGCAAGCCCTGATACTGGCTTGGCGGGCGCTTAAAAGCTCAAAGGCCGCCGGGATCGCTCCCGGCGGCCTTTTTGCACGAAACGAAGCCCCAGGCCTTACTTCAGGCCCAGTTCCTTAACGATATGCTGCGCGCCATAGACATTGCGCAGGGCCTCGGACATGCCGCGCACATCGACCATGACGGTGCGGTTGCGCTTGGGCTCATAGCCATAATCGCCCGATAGGCTGTGGATATTGCCATCGAAGACTAGGCCGATCACCTCGCCCTTGGCATTGATGGCGGCGGAGCCGGAATTGCCGCCGATAATGTCGTTGGTAGAGACGGCGTTATACGGCGTGGCCATGTTGACCTTGCCCTTGGCGTCATCCCAGCTCTTGGCCATGTCGAACGGGAAGGCGCCGGTGTCGCGCTCATACAGGCCACCGATGGTGGTGTAGGGCTTGACCTCGGTACCATCCAGTTCCGTCCAGCCCTGCATCTTGCCATAGGACAGGCGCAGCGACAGGGTGGCGTCGGGATAGACGCTGTCGCCATAAAGGGCGAAGCGGGCCTTGGCGATGCGGGCCTGGGCCTGCTCGACCACGGCGTCCACTTCCTCTTCGACCGACTTGCGGGCTGCGCGGGCGGCGGCATCCACCACCCTCATGAGCTTGATCATCGGATCGTCAGAGGCATCGATGGCCGCCTTGCCACCCTCGAACAGGCGCAGGCGTTCGGCCGGATCGCCCAGCTTGCTGGCCTTCACGGCGGCGGCTGCCACCTGATCGGGCGACTGCTTGCCCAGCACGGCCTTGACCAGGGCGTCATCGGGGCCGAACTGCTCGCGGAACTTGGTCAGCGAGAAGGTCAGCAGGGCGACTTCCAGGTCGGCATGCACCGGGGCCGGGTTGGACAGGCGCTGCTTCAGCGCCGGCAGACGGCTGTCACCATATTCGCGCAGACGCTGACCCGACGGCAGCAGACGCTCATCCCCGGCGCGCAGCACCAGACGGGCATTCATGGCCAGCACGCTGTCGAAGGCGCGCATGCGCTCCAGATGGATCAGGCGCTGATAGAGCTGAACGTAACGGGCTTGCGCCTTTTCGATCTGTTCGAACGCGTCGCCGACCTGGGCGGCCAGCTTCGGATCGGCAGCGATCTTGGCGCGCAGCTCCTGCTCCGCCTTGACCTTGGCGCCGAAGAATTCCTTGTCGGCCAGCGCCATCTGGCGGCCTTTCCAGACCTTGATGGAATTCTCGATGCTGTTCAGATCGTCAAACGCCTCGCGGTTACGGTCGGCATTCTCGCGGCCGAACTCGATCAGGCGGCCACGCTTTTCCTGGGCGAAGAACAGGAAGGAGGGGGCGACATTGTCGCGCACGAATTCCAGCTCCGCGATGGTGCGCAGGCGGCTGGTGGAGCCGGGATTGCCGATGACGAAGCTGGCATCGCCTTCCTTGCTGCCCTCGGTCGACCATTTGAAATGGTTCGGGCTCTTGATCGGCTTGCCATCCTCGTAAACGCGCAGCAGCGACATGTCGAGCGCGTAGCGCGGGAAGTTGAAATTGTCGGGGTCGCCGCCGAAGGAGGCTGCAGCGGCCTCCGGCGCGAAGGCCAGACGCACATCCTGATAGCGCTTGTACTTGTACAGGTTATAGCGGCCGCCCTGATACAGGGTCACGGCATCACAGCGCAGCTTGGCGTCGCCGCCGGCGCAGTTCTTCTCGATATCGGCCAGAACCGTGCGGCGGGCATTGGCGAATTCTTGGCCGGTCTTGCCGGCGGTGGCGGCTTCGACCTGGGCGGTGACGTCGGTGATTTCAACCAGCTGGTTGATCTCAATCCCGGCGCAGCTCTTCTCTTCCGGGCGGGTCTTGGCCAGGAAACCGTCGGCCTGATAATCCTTGTCGGCGGAGGAGAGTTCGGCGATGCAGTCGGCGACGCAATGGTGATTGGTCATCACCAAACCTTCGCCCGACACGAAGCTGCCGGAGCAGCCGCCGGCCAGACGCACATAGGAAAGCTGCGCCTTCTTCAGCCACTTGGCGTCCGGCGTGAAGCCGGTGGCCTTGGCGATGGCCGCCGTCGGCACATTGTCGATGGTCCACATGCCTTCATCGGCATGGGCCGCACCCACCAGCAGGGCGATGGTCGCAGCGGTCGATACCGCCAGCTTCACCGTCTTCACCATGTTCGTTCCCGTCCTTCGTTCCGCTTAAGCGCGTTTGTGTCCTGGATGCTGTGACCCACAGGCGCGAGCGCGCGCAGGTCAGGGGCGGCACCATGCGCCCAAGCCATGGGGCCGGTCAACGACCGGATGGGGCCAGTTTACAGCGGTGGCATGGTACCGCAGCCCAGCCTGCTTTATCCGCGCTGTGGTGACCTATGGCGCGGACGCGCGCATGGGGGCGATGGCTGGGGCATTGTCGCGGCGAAACCGGCTCTGATGGAGAATGCCTGTGACCGCCGATGCTGTTGACCGCCGCCAACTACTGCTGGCTGGGATGGCCATCGCAGGAGTCTCTGTCGCGGATCAGGGCGCTTTGGCGCAGGAGACGGGGGCGATCCCCGCGGCGGCGGCGGCCGGTGTGCAGCAGGACATGGCCCCCTGCCGTTTCGGCGCAATCCATTACCATTTTGTCAAACCGGCAAAGCCGACGGGCAAGCTGCCGGTCATGTGCTTTCACGCCTCCCCCGGATCGGGCCTGGGTTTCACCCGGTTCCTGCCGTTTCTGGGCAGTGACCGGATGGTGATTGCCGCTGACAATCCGGGCTTTGGCCTGTCGGATCGTCCGCCGCAGCCATCCACCATCGCCGATTTCGCTGGTGCGATGAGCGATCTGATGGATGCGCTTAACCTCAAACAAGTCGATCTTGTCGGCAGCCATACAGGCTCCGCCACGGCGGTGGAGCTGACGCGGCAGCGACCGGGTGCTGTGCGGCGTCTGGTCCTGCATTCTGCTCCGCTATTCACGCCCCAGGAAATTGCCGATTACAAGGTCCGCCTTGCCGGCAGCCATCCCGAAAGCCTGGATCAGGCCGCGGCCCAATTGCCCGACCTCTGGTCGAAATTTGCCCGCATGCGCAATGAACTGGGCGACGATGTGGCCTGGAAGGTCTTCTGGGAAATGAACCGCGATCCGCTGCATCGCGGATGGGGGCATGATGCAGCCTTCGCCTATGATTATGCCGGCGGGTTGAAACAGGTCAAACAGCCGACCTTGATCCTGAATCCACAGGAAAGCATGTCACCTGTAACGGCGCGTGCGCGCGGGATAGCGCCAAACATCCAAGTCATGGACTTGCCCTGGACCGGTGGTCTGTTCAGCCTTCATGCCCAGGATGTGGCCCCGCTGGTGCGCGCCCATCTGGACGCCTGACTAGGTCCGGGATCAGGCATTGGCGGCGCGGCGGCGCATGAAATCATCCAGGGCGCCGTTCATTTCCTTCAAAAGAGCCGCCACCATCGGGTCATTCTGGGCATGGCGCCAGACCGCCCCCATACGCGGATGGTCGGCGAACATGTCGATGCCGCCAAAAGCCGGCAGGAACTTTTCCAGGAAAAAACAGGCTGGCACCATGGCGCAGTCGGCCAGGGTGAAACGGTCGCCCATGCACCAGGGACCGTCGATGAAGGTTTCCAGCCCATCGCGCCCGCGCTTCAGTTCCGCCAGCTTCTCCCCCACCAGACGCGCATCGCGGGTGGCGGGGTTCATCTGCCCCAGCAGGCCCAGAAGGGCGGGCAGGATATAAAGATCGGCGGCCCGGCTGATGATGCGGGCGCGGGCGCGTTCCAGATCGCTGCCGGGCAGGATGGGTTTGTCCGGGAAGCGTTCGTCCAGGAATTCGCAGATCACCTCGGACTCGATGATCGTGGTCCCGCCCGCATCCAGGGCCGGCATCTTGCCATAGGGATTGATGGCCAGATACTCCGCCGATTTCAGCCCGCCGCCCGGTGGTGGCACCACCGGGATGTCCAGCCCCTTGTACCGGATCGCCAGCAGGACCCGGGTGACATAGGGGCTGAGCACGACACCATAAAGCTTCATCTTCTCAATCTCCGGTCGGTCGCCCGTACGGCCATCCACCCCCTACATAGCGCGATGCGGCACAGGGGGGTAGGGGGCAATGGCCCGCGCATGGTCGTATCCTGCATGCCCCTAGGCTTGACCCGGGCCCCAGCTTGCGGCCATCAAGGGGTGAAGATAATGCTGGGATATGCTGAATGCGAATTGCCGCCGCCCTGTGCTTGACCCTGATTGCGCTGCCCGGTCTGGCCCATGCCGCGTCGGTTCCGCCGGGCCTTTCCGCCGGCATCGCAGGTCCGGTTCTCACCTATGTGCATCTGTTCGGCCTTCTGGGTTTGGGCCTATGGCTGGATATGCAGGGGCGGGGAACGCCTGGGGCGGGGGCGGGCCTGGCGCTGGCCGCCGGGATCATTGCGGGCCTGTTGACGCGGGCCGGCTTGCATCTGCCCTTCGCCGGTCTGGCGCTAGAGGCATCGCTGATCGTGCTGGGCGGGTTGCTGGCAGCGACCTTTACCCTGCCGGCGGTGATCGGTCTGGTGATGGCGGCGGCGGTAGGTGCCCTGCATGGGATCAGCCTGTCGCAATGGGGCGGGCCCGTTACGGGAAACGCCCTGTTCTGGCCCGGAATGTTGATGGGCTGTGTTCTGGTTCTGTCTTCGGGCGTGGGCCTGTCGGCCACCTTGTACCAGATTGGTGGGGGCAAGGCCTCGCGCGTGGCGGGTGGTGGCATCGCCCTGCTCGGCCTTTTGATGCTGTTGAATGTTTTGTGACAAAAACCGTTGGATATCGGCCACACGACCCCGACTTTTGTCGCTGCCTATACCATTTCGTCCCCGTTCCGGTTGCGAACATTGTTCGGCAGGCGCACCATAGTATGGTCGTAAGCCACAAGGGAAAGGGCGCTTAGGCCATGCCCAATCCAGCCGAACCCCCGCAAACCGTCCCGCCCGAAGCTGAAACCCATCCCGGTCTTCTGCGACGACGCAGCCTGTTGGCCGGTGGCATGGCCCTGGTGACGGTATCTGCCCTGCCGGGCCTGGCCCGGGCGGCGTCGGAACAGGTGCGGTTTTTCCAGATCGGCACCGGTACCACGGGCGGCACCTATTTCCTGATCGGCGGCCTGTTGGCCAATGCGGTTTCCAATCCGCCCGGTTCACGCCCCTGTGACCGGGGGGGCGCCTGCGGTGTGCCGGGCCTGATCGTGGTGGCACAGGCGACGTCGGGGGCGGTGGACAATATCGGCCTGATGCGCTCACGCCGTCTGGAATCGGCGCTGGTCCAGGCCGACATCGCGCATCTGGCCATGACCGGACAGGACCCGTTCCAGAAAACGGCCTATCCCGACCTGCGCGCCATCGCCAATCTTTACACCGAAACCATCCATCTGGTGACCCGCGCCAATAGCGGTATCAAGAATCCGGCAGACCTAAAGGGCAAACGGGTGGCATTGGGTGAGCAGGGGTCGGGCACGCTGGTGACGGCGCGCGCCTTGCTGGCCACCTATGGTCTGTCTGAAAAAACGGTGAAGCCCTTTTATCTCAGCCCCGCCGCCGGCGGTGACCGGCTGGAGGCGGGGGAACTGGACGCCTTCCTGATCGTCGGTGGCTATCCATTGCCGGCGGTTGCCGATCTGGCTCGGCGCCTGCCCATCGCTCTGGTGCCCTTCGATGATGCCCGTGCGGCGCAACTCATGAAGCGCATGCCGCATTTCACGGAAACCCGGATCGATGCGGATACTTATGACGGGGTTCCGGCCACGCGCACACTGGGCGTCGGGGGTGTCTGGGTGGTGCGCGGCGATCTGAAGCCGGAACTGGTGCATGACATCACAGCGGCGCTGTGGAACGAACAGACGCGGTCGATGCTGGATAATGGGCATCCGCGTGGCAAATCCATCCAATTGGCCACGGCCCTGTCGGCACTTCCCATTCCGCTGCATCCCGGTGCTGAACGGTTTTATCGGGCCAAGGGCATGATCAAAGGCAATGAACCCGCACCCAAGATGCCGGCCACGCATTGAGGGCACGCACGTAGTAAATTGTCCCGTCTGTCCATAGTTCGCTTTCCCGGGTTGACCGGAGGAAACATACAAAGATAACCTTCGTCCTGTTGGCTGCGGCGGGACAGGTGGCACATGGGACGGGTGATGGCAGGATGGCGGTGGCCGGCAGCCTTGTCCGGTACCTTGCTCGGCCGCTTTGTCGTGCGGCTGGCCGGATGGTCCATGCTGGTCGTTCTGGCCTTGACGGCGATCGTCTATTCAACCATTTACGACCGGGAGGAACGGGAGGCGCTGGACAGTTTGAAGGCGCATCTTCTGGAACGCGGGCGCACAGAAAGCGCCATTTTTCAGCTTGCTGCCTCCAATATGGAGCTGTTTCGCGACCGTTTCCTGGCGCTCTATGCCGATCCTGCGATTTTAGCCGACCCGGATTTTGATACCTTCTTTGAACGTGGGGCCGATGGTGCCACGCGTCTGCGTCAGCAATATTTCGACAGTATGGTGGGGCCCGATGGTATCCGCCGCGCTGGCATGTCGGGTTTCATTGGCGCAAACCAGAAGGTTATTTCCGACGAACTGAAGCGCCGTCTTGTCCTGTCCTATCATCTTCTGGCTGAATACGGTCCGGCCTGGCACAATCGATTCATCAATACGACGATCAGCACGCCGGAAAATGCCATGATTATGTTCTGGCCTGCCTTTGCCTGGGGGCGGGAGGTTGAGGCCGATCTGGACATGACGGCCTTTTCCGTCGTGCGATCCACCATGTTCGCGGAGAATCCCGACCGTCACGCCGTCTGGACACCGCTTTACCATGACCACACGGCCAAGGCCTGGATGGTGACCTATCAGTTGCCTGTCGATTATCAGGGCAAGCATCTGATCAATGCCGGTCATGACGTGCTGGTCAATGATCTGATGGACCGGTTGATCACCGACCATCTGCCGGGATCGTACAATTTCGTCATGGCGGCGGACGGTCATCTGGTGGCGCATCCGCTGTGGATGGACCGGCTGCGCAAGGAACTGGCCACCATCAATCTGAAGAAGCTTGGTGATGAAGGCCTGCTGCGAACCCATGCCCTGATCCGCGACAGCGTGGAACGGCGTAAAAGCGATCCTGGCCCGGATGAGAATGTCTGGATCGTTGATGATGTGGCCGATGACGCGTACTTGGCTGTCACGCGCCTGGATGGCCCCGACTGGTGGTTTGTGGCCCGTTATCCTAAGGCGCTGGTGGCGGCCAAGGCGCATCAGGCAGCCAGTGCCATCATGGCCATGGGTACCGCCTATTTCCTGGCCATGCTGGTTCTGGTCTTCGTTCTGCTGCGCCGTCAGGTGGCCGACCCGATCCTGCAATTGAAGAACGCGTCGGAGAAGGTGGCGGCGGGCGATTACGCCGCCGTCGCTGACGGCGAAACGCCGTTGCCGACGGCGACGCAGGACGAGATCGGCCTGCTGGCCCGCTCGTTCCAGGATATGGCGGTGCGCGTGCGGGAGGCCAGCGACAGCCTTGCCGAACAGGTGGCCCTGCGGACCGAGGCGCTGGACGCCGCCAACAAGCAGTTGGAGGAATGGAGCCTGCACGACGCCCTGACAGGCGCCCATAACCGCCGCGCCTTCGATGCCGACCTGCGCAGCGTGTTCGATCTGGCGCAGCGTCAGGGCAAGGCCAGCTTCGCGCTGCTTATGGCCGATATCGACCATTTCCAGGCCTACAACAGCGCCTATGGGGAGGCAGCGGGCGACCAGATCCTGCGCACCCTGTTCCGGGTGCTGGCCCGGCAGGTGGGGCAGGGGGACCGGGTCTATCGCCATGGCGGTGCACGGGCGGCCATCATCCTGACCGAAACCGATCCGGTGGCACTGGAGGCACGGGTACGGGCGTTGCTGGACGACGTGGCGGCCCTGGCCCTTCCGCATCAGAAAAGCCCGCATGGCATCGTGACCCTATCGGCGGGATTGGCCCGTTTCAAGCAGGACATGGCGACTCCCGCCGACATGGCGCGGCTGGCCGATGACCGGCTGGCCGCGGCACGGGCCGGGGGGCATAACCGACTGGTGGCGTAGGATCAGGCCTCCTGCGCCGCCGTCTTCTCCACTGCCGCCTTTTCGCTGCGGCGGCGGGTCAGTCTGGATAGAGACAGGCTGAAGATCGTCATCAGGATGGCGCAGAAGATGGCGGACCAGATGACCTTGGCCAGCGACGGGTTGTTCAGGTTGAAATAGGCCAACTGCCCGATATTCAGCAGAACAACGCCGCGCAGCATCCATTCCACATTGATCTTGGCCAGGATATAGGCCCCGAACGGTGCCATGAACAACACCACCGGATAAGCGCACAGCCAGGTCCGCACCTGGTATTCCGTCAGGCCGGCATCATGGAAATGTCGGTAGGCATAACCAAGGATGGATATTGCGGCCATCAGGATGATGGACATATGCGTCGCCACCTTTTCCTTTATGCGGAACCGGGTGACCAGCAGGGTATAGATCACGATATCGGCGCCGGTGCCGAACAGGCTGGCACATAGGCCACCCACGATCAGCACCAGACCCAGCAGCGCATGATCCCGCCAGCCCGCCGTTTCCAGACGGGGCCGGTCACCGCGATGGTCGCTCCAGACATAGGCAATGGCGAAGGTGGTGATCAGGCTGAGGAACAGAGCCTGGATGATGTAGACAGGCAGCGATTGCAAAAGCAGCATACCGGCCACGAAGCCCACGAAACAGACGGGGATGAAGGCCAGCAGGGGCTTGTAGTCCCTGATAACGTTGTCTTTGTGGGACAGAATGAAGATGCTGGCGCTGGTCATGCCGATGCTCTGGATCATCAGGCTGAAATCGCGCGCCATGGTACGGTCGACGGACAGGAAGATGTTCAGAACGGGAAAGGCCACGGCCCCGCCGCCTTCTGGCGTCAGCCCTGCAACGAAGGCCCCCAGCACCATGATGGCCGGGTAATACCAGTGTCCAGCGAGGAAACCCAGGTCATTGAAAGCGGTAAACAGGATCAGCCACAGGCCGAACATGCCGACGAACCAGCCGGTGAAGATACGGCTTTGAAACAAGGGTCCCTCCCAGGGCGCTTTCTTGATATTTAGCAAGAATGGACACGGATCGCGGCGCGGGTCAACGGCAGCCCGCTTCCTTTCCGGGCGCAGGCTTCGTATCCTTGTGGCCTGTGGTTGAAAGGATGGTTCGATGAGCGCGCAGATCCCCCTGATCCTGGACGGCGATCCCGGCACCGATGATCTTCTGGCGTGGATGTGGGTGCTGGCCCTGCCGCACCGCGCGCGGGTACTGGGGATCAGTGCCGTGAACGGCAATGTCACGCTGGACCGGACGACGGCCAATGCCCTCGCCTTCCTAGACCATGTCGGCGCGCCTGATATCCCCGTGCATGCCGGTGCCAAGGCGCCGTTGGGCAAGGATGAACCGCCGCCCGGCGACGGGGCCTTTGCTGAATCCGGCCTGGGCGATCTGGTGCTGGCCCCGTCCGCACGACAGGCCGCGTCGCATGATGCGGTCGGCTGGATGGCGCAGACCCTGCGCTCCATGCCGGTGCGGACCGTGACGATCCTGGCGACGGGACCGCTGACCAATCTGGCGTTGTTGCGCGCGACGGCACCCGATGCCTATGCCCGTATCGGGCGGATCGTCGCCATGGGCGGATCATTTGGGCCGTTGCCGCCCAATTTTGTGCGCCGGGGCAATGTCACCCCCTTTGCCGAGTTCAATTTCTGGATGGATGCGGCGGCGGCGCAATCGGTGCTGAATGGCGGGGTGCCGGTGGTGCTGGCCCCGGCCGATGTCACACATCAGCTGATTTCCACCCCCACCCGGCTGGCCGCCGCCCGTGCCCTGCCTAAATTTGGGGAGGAGGTGGCGCGCATGCTGCACGCGCCCTATCACTTGGATAAGCCGAAATTCCATACTGAGGGGGCGTTCCTGCATGATCCCACGGCGGTGGCCGGCCTGTTCCATCCCGACCTGTTCGAAACGGTCCGCGCCCAGACGCATATC from Niveispirillum cyanobacteriorum includes these protein-coding regions:
- a CDS encoding nucleoside hydrolase, which encodes MSAQIPLILDGDPGTDDLLAWMWVLALPHRARVLGISAVNGNVTLDRTTANALAFLDHVGAPDIPVHAGAKAPLGKDEPPPGDGAFAESGLGDLVLAPSARQAASHDAVGWMAQTLRSMPVRTVTILATGPLTNLALLRATAPDAYARIGRIVAMGGSFGPLPPNFVRRGNVTPFAEFNFWMDAAAAQSVLNGGVPVVLAPADVTHQLISTPTRLAAARALPKFGEEVARMLHAPYHLDKPKFHTEGAFLHDPTAVAGLFHPDLFETVRAQTHIVTEGTGIGAGLLLPDGAGNVEVMVRVKDTDAYYTRLFTELAAHYR